Part of the Acidobacteriota bacterium genome is shown below.
ACTTACCAGTGAAAGTGGAAACCATCGCGTCCGCTTCAGCGTGGGCGATTATGACCATACTCAAACGCTAGTAATCGATCCCGTGCTGACGCATTCGAGCTACCTCGGCGGGAATGGACAGGATCAGATTCAGGGCGTCGGCGTGGACGCGCAGGGAAATATTTACGTGGCCGGTGCTACCTCAGCCGCCAACTTCCCAACCGCTTCTGCATTTCGCTCGACGAAGTCCACCGGCACGGACATGTTCATCAGCAAGATCGATCCCACCGGCACACGTCTGATCTATTCAACGTTTTTAGGCGGCAATGGCGACGACGCAGCACAGCGGCTTGCCGTGGGTTCGGACGGCTCGGTTACCGTCGCCGGATACACCAGTTCGAACGATTTCCCCACCTCCACGCCTGCGCAAGCAAATACTGGTGGCGGCTTCGACGCAGTCATTGCGCGGCTGAACCCCGCGGGATCGGCGTTGATTTATTCGAGCTACCTGGGTGGAACCGGCGAAGACGTTGCCCTGGCGGTCGCGCTCGATTCGGCCGGCGCGGCCTACCTGACGGGCTATACCAGATCAGCGAATTTCCCCACGCTTGTACCCTTCCGCAATTCCAGCTCTGGCGCATCGGAGGCATTCGTCGCCAAGTTCTCCGCGACCGGCGCAGCCATCTACTCCACTTATCTTGGCGGCAATGCCGGCGATGTGGCCCTGGGCATCGCCGCCGACAGCGCGGGGAACGCGATTGTCTCCGGCAGCACGACGTCCACGAACTTCCCCACACTCACTCCGATTCAGTCCGCCTTCGCCGGAGGCCAGTGCAGCAATGCGGGCAATGTTTTTCCCTGTGGCGATGTTTTCGTAACGCGCCTGACGGCCAACGGCAGTGCTTTGAGTTACTCCACCTACCTCGGCGGCACGGGCGATGAGCAGGCCAACGGGCTGACCGTGGACGCGAGCGGCGCGGCCTACCTCACCGGCTACACCACCTCCAGCAACTTCCCCCTGCGCACGCCGCTGCAAGCGACACCCGCTGGACTCTCCGACGCCTTTGTCACCAAAATCGCCGCCAACGGCACCTCGCTCGTCTACTCCACCTACCTCGGCGGAGGAGTCTCCGACACCGGCACAGCCATCGCCGTGGATGGCACCGGCAGTGCTTACGTAACCGGCCTGACGGAGTCGAGCAATTTCCCCACGGCCAATTCCTTTCAAGCACGCGCGGGCGTGGATGCCTTCGCCGCCAGACTGGTCACCACCGGCAACGGTCTGGCCTACTCCACTTTCCTCGGCGGCAGCGATTTCGATCAAGGCCTGGCCATCGCCGTTGATAGTAGCGGCAACGCATTCGTCGCCGGCTGGACCAACTCGAATGACTTCCCCCTGCGCACGCCGGTGCAGTCCGCGCTCGGCGGAGGCATCTGCGGCACAGCGCCACTGCAATACATCTGCGAGGATGGATTCATCGCGCGCATCACGCATCAGCCAGGCCTGTTCGCCGGCGGTATGGTCAACGGCGCCAGCTTCGCGCCGGGCGCGCCGGTGGCGGCGGGCAGCATCGTCTCGGCTTTTGGATCCGATCTGGAGTCCGCCAGCTTCGGGGCAGCCACCGTTCCTCTGCCAACTACCCTGGGCAGCGTCACCGTGCGCATGAACGACATCCCCGCGCCGCTGTTCTTCGTGGCCGGTTCACAGGTGAATTTGCAGGTGCCCTGGGAGCTGGCCGGCCTGGCGACCGCTACCATTGCCGTTACTGCCGCGGGCGTCGCTCTGCCATTGACCACCGTCTCGCTCGCGCCGACGCGGCCGGGTATTTTCACTACCAATGCGCAGGGCAGCGGGCAGGGCGCGATCCTGATCGCCAACACGCCGGATCTGGTGGCCCCCGTGGGGGCCATCCCCGGACGCACCTCGCGGCCCGCCAACCGCGGCGAGACCATCACCATCTTCTGCACCGGACTAGGCCCTGTCTCCAACCGCCCCGCCAGCGGCGCCGCCGCGCCCTCCGGTCCTCTCGCGTTAACCAGCACCACGCCGCTGGCAACCATCGGCGGCGCACCGGCTACGGTGAGCTTCTCCGGACTTGCGCCAACTTTTGTGGGACTGTATCAGGTGAATGTTTCAGTGCCGGTGAATTCGCAAGTAGGCGGCGCGGTCCCGGTGGTGCTAACGATAGGCGGAGTGGCTTCCAACACCGTGACGATCGCCGTTCAGTAGCGCCGCGCGCGAACAGAGCCACGCTCCGGAAGGGAGCAGTGCTCATGGAACACGCTATCCTTCGCCGCACCGCTCCCTCCCGGTCGCGGCTCTGTTTAGATCACAGTGGTGAGATTGTTTTGAGGAAACACTTACAGCAGACGGAAGATTACTTCGACTGAGGCCATCACGTCCACCGCCTGGCCGCCGCGCTCGCCGGGACGGAAACGCCATTGCTTGACGGCTTCAATCGCTTTTTCATCCAGGCCCAGCCCCAACGAACGAATCACGCGAATGTCGCGCACGGTGCCGTCTTTCTGGACCACCACGCTTAAAACCACCACGCCTTGGAACTTGGACTTGCGCGCCGCCTCGGAATATTCCGGGTCCACCTTGTGGACCAACTGCGGCGCGGACACCCCGCCGCCCACGCGAAACACACCACCGCCAATGCCGCCGCCTTCGCCCGGTCCCACGCCACGACCCTTGCCCGAACCGACGCCGCCGCCATCTCCCGTGCCAATGCCGCTCCCGAAGCCGGGGCCATTGGAGGGCGCTCCCAACATGGCCATGGGATCACCCAATTGGTCCATGTTGATCTGCGGCATTTGAATGTCCGGCGGGGCCACGATAGTCGGCACTACGGCTAGATCAGGGTTCTCGTTTTTGATGACCGCCGTGGGTGGCGCCAGTTGGATGAGAGCCGCTTTCGGCAATGCGCCTTTGGAAGCGGGAGTGGGCGACTGATCGCCACCGCCGCCGCCACCGCCGGGTTTCCGCATCGCGGGTGGCAGGGAAAGCTCGTACTCAGACATGTCGGTGGGCATGTACACCATATCCCGCTTAGGCATCACGTCAATCACGCCAAGGGTAAGCGGAATGATCAGCAGGCCGATCACCAGCACATGAGACAGCACGGAAATCGTCGCGGTATATTTCTGGTTGGTGGTCCTGCCCCACAGATCCTTCACCGCCACCGGCTTCGAAGTGATCTGCAACGGAGGAAGTTTTTCCGGCTTGATGATGTCGCGAATCTGATGGACTAAATTGATATACCAGGGATCGATATCCAGCAGGATACTGCCCATCACGGGCGTGGCAGCCGCAGTCCCGCTCACGCGGGCAGTGGACTGAGAGAGGGCCGCTTCCGGCGCGGCGCTTTGTTTGTTCTCTAGCTCCATAACTCCAATCGCATCGGCAATTTCGGGCAACGGCATCGGCTGGCCTCCGCTGCCGAGTGGCGTTACCAAAACCCCGCCCGGCTGATTCAGCGCACCATCTCTGCTATAGGTCTGCTATAGGCGCTTACTCACGCACCTACATTGGTACCTACATTGGTAGATGATCAACTTTGGCCATCAGTTGCCCATTCATTCGGAATCAATAGGCAGGTACAAGTAAGTGTTGCGCCGCGCAACCTGTAATGCTCTGCCCCCACCACTACGCCCACATTGTATAACAGCTTGCACCAATAAAACGCAATGGCGCAAGGATTCTCCATAGCGCCGGAACAAGTCCAGTTCAGGCCACCCGATCAGCCTCTCCCACCACTCTACGCGCCACCACGGACGAGCTGCTCGATAATTTTCTGAGCCGCCTGCGCCGCCGACTGGATGCAATCGGGGATGCCCACGCCGCGATAGCCGTTCCCGGCCAGATGCAACCCGGAGTGCTCCGCCAAGCGCGCATCAATCCGGCTCAACAAGCCTAAGTGCCCGACTGAGTACTGCGGCATGCAAGCCGCCCACCGATAGACGCGATGGAACGCTGGTTCCGCATTTAAGCCCATGATGGATTGCAGTTCCCGCTTCGCCGTGGCCAGCAACTGCTCGTCTGCTAGCTGATCGATGGCGGCGTTGCGCGCTCCTCCGAAAAAGGATCGCAGCAGTGCCGTGCCCGGCGGCGCGCGATGATCAAACTTGTTATGGACCCACGTGCAGGCAATGGTTTCGCGCCCCTCGCCACGCGGGACGACGAAGCCGAATCCGCGCCCCATCCACTCGCGCGCACCGGGGCGGGTGGCCGCTGGCGGCTCGCCGGATGGCGAACCATATCCCAACGCGACGATCGCCACGGAGTGATAAACGATCTCCGCCAAATGCCCGGCCAGAACGGCGTCCAGCTCACGCACCATCTCCGCCGCCACCGGAGCGGGCGTGGCCACCACCACCGCATCACAGGCTCGCTCCGCGCGGTCGCTGGCGACCAGATACTTCCCCGTCGCATCGCCGGCTGGCGCGACGCGGCGCACGCTGATCACCGTTTCATCCTGAAGGATCGTGGTAGCCTGCAGCGACTCTTCGACTGTTTCCGGAAGCCGCGCCAATCCATCCCGCAGCGTGACAAAAATAGTGGATGGCGTTCCGCCCGCAGGAATGCCCGAGGAAATTGATGACGCTTCCCTGCCCGCCACCTGCCTCGCGAAGCCCTTCCATAGGCTGCCGTGTTTCTTCTCGAGCGCCAGCAATTGCGGGAACACCGCGCGCGCGCTCAGCGCTCGGAAATCAGCGCCGTAAACGGCATTCAGCAGCGGCTCGGCTAAGCGCTCAGAGACCTCCTGCCCGAAGCGCGCGGTGATGTACTGCTCCACGGAGATGTCCTCGGAATCCGGCAAAGGGCCGGGAGAAAAAATGGGCGATAGCGCCAGGCGCAGCTTGCCTGTGAGCGACAGCAAAGGGCTGGAGAACATCGAGCGAATCTTCGTTGGCACCACGAACATCAGCCCGTCCGGCAGCGGCTGCAACGCGCCATGGTGCAGGACGAAGGTCTTGCGCCGCGCGTCGTTGCTGGGGATGATCTGCTCACCAAGCCCGAGTTTCCGGCACAGTTCCAACGCCGCCGGCTTGGTGGTCAGCAGAGAATCCGGCCCGGCTTCGCAGAGAAACTTGGCATCACTATTTGCCACGTTGCTGTTTGCAACGTTGACGGGTTCAGTCTGGATGACTCCGCCGAGGCGAGGGCTTTTTTCCAGTAAGGTAATGTCCAGCGCGAGTCCACGCGCACGCGCGTACTGCTCAAGGAAGTAGGCCGCCGAAAGGCCGGTGATGCCGCCGCCGATGATAATGACCGAGGGCAAGAGGTTTACCAGTGAGTAGTATTCGCGGAGAACTCCCGCACCCACTCGACCACCGCCTGAACATTCTCGACGGGCGTGGTGGGCAGGATGCCGTGTCCCAGATTGAAGATGTGTCCGGGCCGCTGATTCGCCGCGCGCATGATGCGTTCCACCGCCGTGCGCAACACGGGTTGCGGAGCGTAGAGCAGCACCGGGTCAAGATTGCCCTGCACCGCGCGGTCGTGTCCGATGCGCCGCCAGGCCTCGCCAAGATCAATGCGCCAGTCCGCGCCGATCACGTCGCCGCCCGCCTCGCGCAAGAGCTCCAGCATTCCAGAAGTTCCTGTGCCGAAGTGGATCACCGGCACGCCGAGCGACGACGCCGCGCTGATGAGTTGCCTGGTGTGGGGCAGCGCGTACTCGATGTAATCGGCGGGACTGAGCGCGCCGATCCAGCTATCAAAGATTTGCAAAGCCGCCGCGCCGGCCTCCACCTGACTGCGCAGAAAGGCGATCTGCACGCGCACGAGGCGGTCGAGCAAAGCGCGCCATAACGCGGGCTGCGCGTAGATCAGGCGCTTGGTGGTCAGGAAGTCGCGCGTCGCGCCGCCTTCGATCATGTAGCTCGCCACGGTGAACGGCGCGCCGCAAAAGCCAATCACCGGCAGCCGTCCGTTCAACTCGCGGCACACCATGCGGATGGCCTCGCCCACATAGTTCAACTCGCCGTCCGCCGGATCGTGTAGTTGATGCAGCGCGGCCTCCGAGCGAATCGGCGCGCCTAGCACCGGGCCTTCGCCCTCCACGAACTTCAACGACATGCCCATGGCCATTGGGGGAAGCAGCAGGTCGGCAAAGATAATGGCGGCGTCCACC
Proteins encoded:
- the hemE gene encoding uroporphyrinogen decarboxylase, whose translation is MTTTPSVADTLFIRACRRQTVERTPVWFMRQAGRYMPEYRALRAKHSLIELCTHPELAAEVTLQPLRRLEVDAAIIFADLLLPPMAMGMSLKFVEGEGPVLGAPIRSEAALHQLHDPADGELNYVGEAIRMVCRELNGRLPVIGFCGAPFTVASYMIEGGATRDFLTTKRLIYAQPALWRALLDRLVRVQIAFLRSQVEAGAAALQIFDSWIGALSPADYIEYALPHTRQLISAASSLGVPVIHFGTGTSGMLELLREAGGDVIGADWRIDLGEAWRRIGHDRAVQGNLDPVLLYAPQPVLRTAVERIMRAANQRPGHIFNLGHGILPTTPVENVQAVVEWVREFSANTTHW
- the hemG gene encoding protoporphyrinogen oxidase, with the translated sequence MGAGVLREYYSLVNLLPSVIIIGGGITGLSAAYFLEQYARARGLALDITLLEKSPRLGGVIQTEPVNVANSNVANSDAKFLCEAGPDSLLTTKPAALELCRKLGLGEQIIPSNDARRKTFVLHHGALQPLPDGLMFVVPTKIRSMFSSPLLSLTGKLRLALSPIFSPGPLPDSEDISVEQYITARFGQEVSERLAEPLLNAVYGADFRALSARAVFPQLLALEKKHGSLWKGFARQVAGREASSISSGIPAGGTPSTIFVTLRDGLARLPETVEESLQATTILQDETVISVRRVAPAGDATGKYLVASDRAERACDAVVVATPAPVAAEMVRELDAVLAGHLAEIVYHSVAIVALGYGSPSGEPPAATRPGAREWMGRGFGFVVPRGEGRETIACTWVHNKFDHRAPPGTALLRSFFGGARNAAIDQLADEQLLATAKRELQSIMGLNAEPAFHRVYRWAACMPQYSVGHLGLLSRIDARLAEHSGLHLAGNGYRGVGIPDCIQSAAQAAQKIIEQLVRGGA
- a CDS encoding energy transducer TonB, whose amino-acid sequence is MPLPEIADAIGVMELENKQSAAPEAALSQSTARVSGTAAATPVMGSILLDIDPWYINLVHQIRDIIKPEKLPPLQITSKPVAVKDLWGRTTNQKYTATISVLSHVLVIGLLIIPLTLGVIDVMPKRDMVYMPTDMSEYELSLPPAMRKPGGGGGGGDQSPTPASKGALPKAALIQLAPPTAVIKNENPDLAVVPTIVAPPDIQMPQINMDQLGDPMAMLGAPSNGPGFGSGIGTGDGGGVGSGKGRGVGPGEGGGIGGGVFRVGGGVSAPQLVHKVDPEYSEAARKSKFQGVVVLSVVVQKDGTVRDIRVIRSLGLGLDEKAIEAVKQWRFRPGERGGQAVDVMASVEVIFRLL